A portion of the Nitratidesulfovibrio termitidis HI1 genome contains these proteins:
- the era gene encoding GTPase Era yields MTKTEHRCGWVALLGPPNAGKSTLLNSALGHKVAIVTPRAQTTRNQIVGILSEPDAQVIFMDTPGIHQQRGRMNKILLQTAWQSMHSADVILVMLDADLYIKKPDFLENDVKPLMDAVAAEERPVIVAVNKVDLFRDKSKMLPLFIELQKLWPKAEVFPVSALTRDGLPELVKLLKSKLPVAPAMYPEDQLSTLPVRFMAAEIVREKLFLALRQELPYSVAVEIEKWEEEEGRDLVTIHAVIYVGRPSHKSMVIGKAGATIKDLGTKARVDIQTLLEKKVHLELWVKVREGWTEDVGFLRSLGLADE; encoded by the coding sequence ATGACCAAGACCGAACATCGCTGCGGCTGGGTTGCCCTGCTGGGCCCGCCCAACGCGGGCAAGTCCACGCTGCTCAACTCCGCGCTGGGCCACAAGGTGGCCATCGTCACCCCGCGCGCCCAGACCACCCGCAACCAGATCGTGGGCATCCTGTCCGAGCCGGACGCGCAGGTCATCTTCATGGATACCCCCGGCATCCACCAGCAGCGCGGCCGCATGAACAAGATCCTGTTGCAGACGGCGTGGCAGTCCATGCACAGCGCCGACGTGATCCTGGTCATGCTGGACGCGGACCTGTACATCAAGAAGCCGGACTTTCTGGAAAACGACGTGAAGCCGCTGATGGACGCCGTGGCCGCCGAAGAGCGCCCGGTCATCGTGGCCGTGAACAAGGTGGATCTGTTCCGCGACAAGTCCAAGATGCTGCCCCTGTTCATAGAGTTGCAGAAGCTGTGGCCCAAGGCAGAGGTGTTCCCCGTCTCGGCCCTGACGCGCGACGGCCTGCCCGAACTGGTCAAGCTGCTGAAGTCCAAGCTGCCCGTGGCGCCTGCCATGTACCCGGAAGACCAGCTTTCCACCCTGCCGGTGCGCTTCATGGCGGCGGAAATCGTGCGCGAAAAGCTGTTCCTGGCCCTGCGTCAGGAACTGCCCTATTCCGTGGCCGTGGAAATCGAGAAGTGGGAAGAAGAGGAAGGGCGCGACCTCGTCACCATTCACGCGGTGATCTACGTGGGCCGCCCGTCGCACAAGTCCATGGTCATCGGCAAGGCCGGGGCCACCATCAAGGACCTTGGCACCAAGGCCCGCGTGGATATCCAGACCCTGCTCGAAAAGAAGGTGCACCTTGAACTGTGGGTCAAGGTGCGCGAAGGTTGGACCGAGGACGTGGGCTTTCTGCGTTCGCTGGGTCTGGCCGATGAATAG
- a CDS encoding YggS family pyridoxal phosphate-dependent enzyme → MSHENAAVSAFLPPEAAQTLLDRWAAVRARVDGAARAAGRDPAGVTLVAVSKYHPAASVAALAAAGQRDFGENYVQEALRKQAEVADMTGMGPDAAPRWHFIGHLQSNKAKDVVGRFALIHTVDSESVARKLDQRLSTMPAQGAGGVAPVQDILLQVNIGDEEQKSGVDPDDLPALAEAVLALPRLRLLGLMCMPPIFDDGEVSRPYFARLRELRDALSARVGLALPHLSMGMSHDVEVAVAEGATIVRVGTDIFGPRPPKS, encoded by the coding sequence ATGTCTCACGAGAATGCAGCCGTTTCCGCCTTTTTGCCGCCCGAAGCCGCACAGACCCTGCTGGACCGTTGGGCCGCCGTGCGCGCCCGCGTGGACGGCGCCGCCCGCGCCGCCGGGCGCGACCCCGCCGGGGTAACCCTGGTGGCCGTGTCCAAATACCACCCTGCCGCGTCCGTGGCCGCGCTGGCCGCCGCCGGGCAGCGTGATTTTGGTGAGAATTATGTGCAGGAAGCACTACGGAAACAGGCCGAAGTTGCCGATATGACGGGCATGGGTCCGGATGCGGCCCCGCGCTGGCACTTCATCGGCCACCTGCAAAGCAACAAGGCCAAGGACGTGGTGGGGCGTTTTGCGCTTATCCACACCGTGGATTCGGAAAGCGTGGCCCGCAAGCTGGACCAGCGCCTGTCCACCATGCCCGCGCAGGGGGCCGGGGGCGTTGCGCCCGTGCAGGACATTTTGTTGCAGGTGAACATCGGCGACGAGGAGCAGAAATCCGGGGTGGACCCGGACGACCTGCCCGCCCTGGCGGAAGCGGTGCTGGCCCTGCCGCGCCTGCGCCTGCTGGGGCTGATGTGCATGCCGCCCATTTTCGACGACGGCGAGGTCTCGCGTCCGTACTTTGCCCGGCTGCGCGAACTGCGCGATGCGCTGTCCGCCCGCGTGGGCCTGGCCCTGCCGCATCTTTCCATGGGCATGTCGCACGACGTGGAAGTGGCCGTGGCCGAAGGGGCCACCATCGTGCGGGTGGGGACGGATATCTTTGGCCCGCGTCCTCCGAAGTCGTAG
- a CDS encoding motility protein A, translating into MDLATVLGILISFGLIGTALAMGGNPLFFVDPAAMLIVLGGTLGAALVHYPLPVALRVLSITRKAFATRLHRIDLVIDQFMEFAHRARREGLLSLEPAVRNLDDPFLRKGLQLTIDGLEPDAIREIMESEIAALETRHSMGVDIFNALAAYAPALGLVGTLIGLVQMLRAMNDPSSIGPAMAVALITTFYGVVLANLIFLPLAGKLRHRSKEEVQLMEMQLEGILAIARGENPRIILEKLTCYQPPRERRAS; encoded by the coding sequence ATGGATCTGGCAACCGTACTCGGCATCCTCATCTCGTTCGGGCTCATCGGCACGGCGCTGGCTATGGGCGGTAACCCACTGTTCTTCGTGGATCCGGCGGCCATGCTCATCGTGCTGGGCGGCACCCTGGGGGCCGCGCTGGTGCATTATCCGCTGCCCGTGGCCCTGCGCGTGCTGTCCATCACCCGCAAGGCCTTCGCCACCCGGCTGCACCGCATCGACCTGGTCATCGACCAATTCATGGAATTTGCCCACCGCGCCCGACGCGAGGGCCTGCTGTCGCTGGAACCCGCCGTGCGCAACCTGGACGACCCCTTTCTGCGCAAGGGATTGCAACTGACCATCGACGGACTGGAGCCCGACGCCATCCGCGAGATCATGGAAAGCGAGATCGCCGCGCTGGAGACGCGCCACTCCATGGGAGTGGACATCTTCAACGCGCTGGCCGCGTACGCCCCGGCGCTGGGGCTGGTGGGCACGCTCATCGGCCTGGTGCAGATGCTGCGCGCCATGAACGATCCTTCGTCCATCGGCCCGGCCATGGCGGTGGCGCTCATCACCACCTTCTACGGGGTGGTGCTGGCCAACCTGATATTCCTGCCCCTGGCGGGCAAGCTGCGTCACCGCAGCAAGGAAGAGGTGCAGCTGATGGAGATGCAGCTGGAAGGCATCCTGGCCATTGCCCGGGGCGAGAACCCGCGCATCATCCTGGAAAAGCTGACCTGCTATCAGCCCCCGCGCGAGCGCAGGGCCAGCTAG
- a CDS encoding OmpA/MotB family protein, giving the protein MARDRRKPQPTGNTQPPWLITYSDLMTLLLTFFVLLVAISVIDERRRVMAVGSVAGSFGQEQGTASLREPADGRPVPGIVPLGDAPPHGRDLTPLRDMLWEDAERDINYQENGYIQIFSINDEVLFRAGSTELSERGAALLARVAPVLRGVEHPVLIAGHAASARDEEGILFRLRGDDKSLPSPWRLSLGRATAVYRKLADLGVPRGRMLMEAHGDTRPRFDNLTPDGRRANRRVDIVLDRRNAEWARRMESLKEGAPVRETFQYKGFRFDFALPGGTGSGIGPDSGGGSGSGAGQGADLGAGQGAGQGTDLGANQIPEQGGGGN; this is encoded by the coding sequence ATGGCGCGCGACAGGCGGAAACCGCAGCCCACGGGCAACACCCAGCCGCCGTGGCTCATCACGTATTCCGACCTGATGACCCTGCTGCTGACCTTTTTCGTGCTGCTGGTGGCCATTTCGGTCATCGACGAGCGCCGCCGGGTCATGGCCGTGGGGTCGGTGGCGGGCAGCTTCGGGCAGGAGCAGGGCACCGCCAGCCTGCGCGAACCGGCGGACGGCCGCCCCGTGCCGGGCATCGTCCCCCTTGGCGACGCCCCCCCGCATGGCCGCGACCTGACCCCCCTGCGCGACATGCTGTGGGAAGATGCCGAGCGCGACATCAACTATCAGGAAAACGGCTACATCCAGATTTTCTCCATCAACGACGAGGTGCTGTTCCGCGCGGGCTCGACGGAACTCAGCGAGCGCGGCGCGGCCCTGCTGGCGCGCGTGGCCCCGGTGCTGCGCGGGGTGGAACACCCGGTGCTGATCGCCGGGCACGCTGCGTCCGCCCGCGACGAAGAGGGCATCCTGTTCCGGCTGCGCGGCGACGACAAGTCGCTGCCTTCGCCGTGGCGGCTCTCGCTGGGTCGGGCCACGGCGGTGTACCGCAAGCTGGCCGACCTTGGCGTGCCGCGTGGCCGCATGCTCATGGAAGCCCACGGCGACACGCGCCCCCGTTTCGACAACCTGACCCCCGACGGGCGGCGCGCCAACCGTCGCGTGGACATCGTGCTCGACAGGCGCAATGCCGAATGGGCGCGGCGCATGGAATCGTTGAAGGAGGGCGCCCCGGTGCGCGAAACCTTCCAGTACAAGGGGTTCCGGTTCGATTTCGCCCTGCCCGGCGGCACGGGATCCGGCATCGGTCCCGATTCCGGCGGCGGTTCCGGCTCTGGCGCCGGTCAGGGTGCCGATCTGGGAGCCGGACAGGGTGCCGGTCAAGGTACTGATCTGGGCGCCAACCAGATTCCCGAGCAGGGCGGGGGAGGAAACTGA
- a CDS encoding OmpA/MotB family protein: MFDIPPSPAPSHTHGPARRSRRAPADDKPRQPWLLTYSDLVTLLLTFFVLLLSMSSMNRVTLSRIGSHFGEAGEQAAGVTGTVPERIRLLEPLLARPAQVYAHQREIKELLFPGAELPPGIDRSTLDKNLRILEHPEGVVLALSDDLLFAPGQWQLREASRPLLGMLAEVLEYVIADVAIAGHSDPRTEGVSALEQASGTGGGAGIVTGNAIGYELAGRRALTVLEYFVQRKLDPARFSVAGYGPDRPSLEDRPSLAGQPPAPVDAGVPGMPGVPSMSDQAGDGQRADGGTGAGAGSGDPDRNRRVEILVKTTPRLGGY, encoded by the coding sequence ATGTTCGACATCCCGCCTTCCCCCGCGCCTTCCCACACGCACGGCCCCGCGCGCCGTTCGCGCCGTGCACCGGCGGACGACAAGCCACGTCAGCCGTGGCTGCTGACCTATTCCGACCTGGTCACCCTGCTGCTGACCTTTTTCGTGCTGCTGCTGTCCATGTCGTCCATGAACCGGGTGACCCTGTCGCGCATCGGCAGCCATTTCGGAGAGGCGGGCGAACAGGCTGCAGGCGTCACCGGCACGGTGCCGGAGCGCATCCGCCTGCTGGAACCGCTGCTGGCGAGGCCCGCGCAGGTGTACGCCCACCAGCGCGAGATCAAGGAACTGCTGTTCCCCGGCGCCGAGTTGCCCCCCGGCATCGACCGAAGTACACTGGACAAGAACCTGCGGATACTGGAACATCCGGAGGGGGTCGTGCTGGCCCTGTCCGACGACCTGCTGTTCGCCCCCGGTCAGTGGCAGCTGCGCGAGGCATCGCGCCCCCTGCTGGGCATGCTGGCCGAGGTGCTGGAATACGTTATCGCCGATGTGGCCATTGCCGGGCACAGCGACCCGCGCACCGAAGGCGTGTCCGCATTGGAGCAGGCCTCCGGAACGGGGGGCGGGGCTGGAATCGTAACGGGCAACGCCATCGGGTACGAACTGGCTGGCCGGAGGGCGTTGACGGTTTTGGAATATTTCGTGCAAAGAAAACTTGACCCGGCCCGGTTTTCCGTCGCGGGGTATGGCCCTGACCGGCCATCCCTTGAGGACCGGCCATCCCTTGCGGGGCAGCCTCCCGCGCCCGTTGATGCGGGTGTGCCGGGCATGCCGGGTGTGCCGAGTATGTCGGACCAGGCTGGCGACGGCCAGAGGGCCGATGGCGGCACGGGCGCGGGTGCGGGTTCCGGCGATCCCGACCGCAACCGCCGGGTGGAAATTCTGGTAAAGACCACGCCGAGACTCGGCGGATACTAG
- a CDS encoding flagellar basal body-associated FliL family protein produces the protein MAEEAAPPKKKSGKLKWVILILLLLLLAGGGGGGAYWWFVMRPAAQNAEGAPEPAKAEGKADAKGGEVSPRNAKVAKLPTFLVNLADPTGRRYLKLTMEVEVGSDATVKELDAQSAKVRDAVILLLSSKSYADLAPIESKLQLKNEVAERLNQILGGPKVLRVYITEMVIQ, from the coding sequence GTGGCCGAAGAAGCCGCACCCCCAAAGAAGAAATCCGGCAAGCTGAAGTGGGTCATTCTCATCCTGTTGCTGCTGTTGCTGGCTGGCGGCGGCGGTGGCGGGGCGTACTGGTGGTTCGTCATGCGGCCCGCCGCGCAGAATGCCGAGGGTGCGCCCGAACCGGCCAAGGCCGAGGGCAAGGCCGATGCCAAGGGCGGCGAGGTGTCTCCCCGCAACGCCAAGGTGGCCAAGCTGCCGACCTTCCTGGTGAACCTGGCAGACCCCACGGGCCGCCGCTACCTCAAGCTGACCATGGAGGTCGAGGTGGGTTCCGACGCCACGGTCAAGGAACTGGATGCCCAGTCGGCCAAGGTGCGCGATGCGGTCATTCTGCTGCTGTCCAGCAAGTCGTACGCGGACCTCGCGCCCATCGAAAGCAAGTTGCAGCTCAAGAACGAGGTGGCCGAACGCCTGAACCAGATTCTGGGCGGCCCCAAGGTGCTGCGGGTGTACATAACCGAAATGGTCATCCAGTAG
- the fliN gene encoding flagellar motor switch protein FliN, with amino-acid sequence MSDGKDVDQDLLAAQWAAALGGEDDEGDEGGGEKAAPAAAAGGGEDDARLAEEWAKALASEEQTQLKKEKEQGFFASAAREAKFKDLTEEAKSPRPDSGRRELDFILDIPLDVSAELGRTRLLINELLQLGQGSVIELNKLAGEPLEVYVNGKLVARGEAVVINEKFGVRLTDIISPIERVKQLA; translated from the coding sequence ATGAGTGACGGCAAGGATGTCGATCAGGATCTGCTGGCGGCCCAGTGGGCTGCCGCCCTTGGCGGAGAGGACGACGAGGGTGACGAGGGCGGCGGTGAAAAGGCCGCGCCCGCTGCCGCCGCCGGTGGCGGCGAGGACGACGCCCGCCTGGCCGAGGAATGGGCCAAGGCCCTGGCCAGCGAAGAGCAGACCCAGCTGAAGAAGGAAAAGGAACAGGGCTTCTTCGCCTCTGCCGCGCGCGAGGCCAAGTTCAAGGATTTGACGGAAGAGGCCAAGTCGCCCCGGCCCGACAGCGGGCGGCGCGAACTGGACTTCATCCTGGACATTCCGCTGGACGTATCGGCGGAACTGGGCCGTACCCGCCTGCTGATCAACGAACTGCTCCAGTTGGGGCAGGGTTCGGTCATCGAACTGAACAAGCTGGCCGGCGAACCGCTGGAAGTGTACGTCAACGGCAAGCTGGTGGCGCGCGGCGAGGCCGTGGTCATCAACGAAAAGTTCGGCGTGCGCCTGACCGACATCATCAGCCCCATCGAACGGGTGAAGCAGCTTGCTTAA
- the fliO gene encoding flagellar biosynthetic protein FliO, producing MLNATESAVNATLTGPAANVITDMAAQAPAQAEGAVRAAISANATMGDAAQALPHAAGQVAASAADAVNATMAHANATVGLGASDGLAAAAVPAFSWSGYIQAVGVLFLLVGLLWLALWAVRRHGGLFRAVPGAGGFSRDDLRLEAQLPVGPRKGLMVVRFLNKRLLLGVTDQQITLLTEQDLDQEHGSDDATSDAGSTPNQPGGRGSGGFSSVLGRALGKGRASS from the coding sequence TTGCTTAACGCCACCGAATCCGCAGTGAACGCCACCCTCACCGGTCCCGCCGCCAACGTCATCACCGACATGGCCGCCCAGGCTCCGGCCCAGGCGGAGGGCGCCGTGCGCGCCGCCATTTCCGCCAACGCCACCATGGGCGACGCCGCCCAGGCCCTGCCCCATGCCGCGGGACAGGTGGCGGCCAGTGCCGCCGACGCGGTGAACGCCACCATGGCCCATGCCAACGCCACCGTGGGGCTGGGCGCGTCCGACGGCCTTGCTGCCGCCGCCGTGCCCGCCTTTTCGTGGAGCGGGTACATCCAGGCCGTGGGCGTGCTGTTCCTGCTAGTGGGGCTGCTGTGGCTGGCCCTGTGGGCCGTGCGCCGCCACGGCGGGCTGTTCCGCGCCGTGCCCGGCGCGGGCGGCTTTTCGCGCGACGACCTGCGCCTGGAGGCGCAGTTGCCCGTTGGCCCGCGCAAGGGGCTTATGGTGGTACGCTTCTTGAACAAGCGATTGCTGCTGGGCGTCACCGACCAGCAGATAACGCTACTCACGGAGCAGGACCTTGACCAAGAGCACGGCAGCGACGACGCAACTTCCGATGCCGGAAGCACCCCGAACCAGCCCGGCGGGCGCGGTTCCGGCGGCTTTTCCTCGGTGCTGGGGCGTGCCCTCGGCAAGGGGCGCGCATCTTCCTGA
- the fliP gene encoding flagellar type III secretion system pore protein FliP (The bacterial flagellar biogenesis protein FliP forms a type III secretion system (T3SS)-type pore required for flagellar assembly.), translating to MPTMQLTLGAGQTEPEKVSLLLEILFMLTVLSLAPAIMLTVTSFTRIIIVFHFARQALGVQQLPPSQVLASLAIFMTVVIMMPVGKQINDTALQPYLEERIGFTEALDKAQAPLRSFMFKHTREKDLSIFYAITKMEQPRTKEEVPTVMLAAAYVISELKTGFTIGFLIYIPFLVLDMVVSSILLAMGMMMLPPMMVSMPFKLLLFVMVDGWALLVGSLVNSFAV from the coding sequence ATGCCCACCATGCAGCTTACCCTTGGCGCGGGCCAGACCGAGCCGGAAAAGGTCTCGCTGCTGCTCGAAATCCTGTTCATGCTCACGGTGCTTTCGCTGGCCCCGGCCATCATGCTTACCGTGACCAGCTTCACCCGCATCATCATCGTGTTCCACTTCGCCCGCCAGGCGCTGGGGGTGCAGCAGCTGCCGCCCTCGCAGGTGCTGGCCAGCCTTGCCATTTTCATGACGGTGGTGATCATGATGCCCGTGGGCAAGCAGATCAACGACACCGCCCTGCAACCCTACCTCGAGGAGCGCATCGGCTTCACCGAGGCGCTGGACAAGGCCCAGGCCCCGCTGCGCTCGTTCATGTTCAAGCACACCCGCGAGAAGGACCTGTCGATCTTCTACGCCATCACCAAGATGGAGCAGCCGCGCACCAAGGAAGAGGTGCCCACGGTGATGCTGGCCGCCGCCTACGTCATCAGCGAACTGAAGACCGGGTTCACCATCGGCTTCCTGATCTACATTCCGTTCCTGGTGCTGGACATGGTGGTGTCCAGCATCCTGCTGGCCATGGGCATGATGATGCTGCCGCCCATGATGGTTTCCATGCCCTTCAAGCTGTTGCTCTTCGTCATGGTGGACGGGTGGGCGCTGCTGGTGGGGTCGTTGGTCAACAGTTTCGCGGTCTGA
- the fliQ gene encoding flagellar biosynthesis protein FliQ gives MTPEMVIAFARQSIEIALLISLPMLGVGLVVGVVVSIIQAATQIQEMTLSFIPKIVSIFLALLISFPWIMDKMITYTREVFLSIPNYIR, from the coding sequence ATGACGCCGGAAATGGTCATTGCCTTCGCGCGCCAGTCCATCGAAATCGCCCTGCTCATCTCCCTGCCCATGCTGGGCGTGGGGCTGGTGGTGGGCGTTGTGGTCAGCATCATCCAGGCCGCCACGCAGATTCAGGAAATGACGCTGTCGTTCATTCCCAAGATCGTCTCCATCTTTCTTGCGCTGCTCATCTCGTTTCCGTGGATCATGGACAAGATGATCACCTACACGCGAGAGGTGTTCCTGAGCATTCCCAACTACATCAGGTAG
- a CDS encoding RNA methyltransferase → MSKKHPLWGTDVRDDAPRDARSDDTRDNRSRSANRNRQDGPPTGRTDKREGKREDGRGDAPRGHAGKPGERRDSRPGGSRDDRNGRPERPGHPPHRGKPADGRRDARSDARPGARPESRHDVRDILPDVPESPCSILPGVKPVLELLESDPSRVETVLIRKGKRGREVDRIVELCREARVRFIFAEAHALDRLFASGKAIAQSASSMAEPDTTEPDMVGNQAADDLFADDDEAWDILEGRGAARATDDAATDAATDDNHAARTGRAPQASHSSHQGVIARVFDAGFAEFGDILRDAPDAPLPLIVALDQVQDPGNVGTLARTLYALGAAGLVVVRHGGAALGGAAARAAAGALEKLPVAKVTNLARALDEADEAGYTIYAAGGAAPDADGKPGSGPRNPFTEPLRTPAVLVLGNEDSGIRPNVAKRCHFTLSIPMARDFDSLNVAQAGAILVGCFAARRHKG, encoded by the coding sequence ATGTCCAAGAAGCACCCCCTTTGGGGCACCGACGTGCGCGACGACGCGCCGCGCGATGCCCGTAGCGACGATACGCGTGACAACCGTTCCCGTTCCGCCAACCGTAACCGCCAGGATGGCCCCCCCACGGGCCGGACCGACAAACGCGAGGGCAAACGCGAGGACGGACGAGGCGATGCCCCGCGCGGCCACGCGGGCAAGCCCGGCGAGCGGCGGGATTCCCGCCCCGGCGGAAGCCGTGACGACCGGAACGGCAGGCCGGAACGGCCCGGCCACCCGCCACACCGGGGCAAACCCGCCGACGGACGGCGCGACGCCCGATCCGATGCCCGCCCCGGCGCGCGCCCTGAATCCCGACATGACGTCCGCGACATCCTGCCCGATGTCCCCGAATCCCCGTGCTCCATCCTGCCCGGCGTGAAACCGGTGCTGGAACTGCTGGAATCGGACCCCAGCCGCGTGGAGACGGTGCTTATCCGCAAGGGCAAGCGCGGGCGCGAGGTGGACCGCATCGTGGAACTGTGCCGCGAGGCGCGGGTACGCTTCATCTTCGCCGAGGCGCACGCCCTGGACCGGCTGTTCGCGTCGGGCAAGGCCATCGCGCAGTCTGCCAGCAGCATGGCCGAACCGGACACGACCGAACCGGACATGGTCGGGAATCAGGCCGCCGACGACCTTTTCGCCGATGACGACGAGGCCTGGGACATTCTGGAAGGCCGCGGCGCGGCGCGCGCCACCGACGACGCCGCCACTGACGCCGCCACTGACGACAACCACGCGGCACGGACCGGACGCGCCCCCCAGGCCTCGCACTCTTCACATCAGGGTGTCATCGCGCGGGTGTTCGACGCCGGGTTCGCCGAATTCGGCGACATCCTGCGCGACGCCCCCGACGCCCCGCTGCCGCTCATCGTGGCCCTGGACCAGGTGCAGGACCCCGGCAACGTGGGCACCCTGGCCCGCACCCTGTACGCGCTGGGCGCGGCGGGTCTGGTGGTGGTGCGCCACGGCGGGGCCGCCCTGGGCGGGGCCGCCGCCCGCGCCGCCGCTGGCGCGCTGGAAAAGCTGCCCGTTGCCAAGGTCACCAACCTGGCCCGCGCCCTGGATGAAGCGGACGAAGCTGGCTACACCATATATGCCGCTGGCGGCGCCGCGCCGGACGCGGACGGCAAGCCGGGCAGCGGCCCGCGCAACCCGTTCACCGAACCGTTGCGCACCCCCGCCGTGCTGGTGCTGGGCAACGAGGACAGCGGCATCCGGCCCAACGTGGCCAAGCGTTGCCACTTCACCCTGTCCATCCCCATGGCCCGCGACTTCGATTCGCTGAACGTGGCCCAGGCCGGGGCCATTCTGGTGGGGTGCTTCGCCGCGCGCCGCCACAAGGGGTAG
- a CDS encoding LysM peptidoglycan-binding domain-containing protein — translation MQRTRLLSSALRARRAIRHVLVLLALALLAAGCAPKKNIPPVQPAEACPVPPTATAPAAEPEEVVELPIPPADDGVPITPQEWAALNSTGELDKDLTPEARRDVELHFKYFTHRARGTFERYLKRSQNYLPHIREVFRQQGIPEEVAYLAIVESGFNPNAVSSAGAAGVWQFMPYTGMRYGLAYNWWMDERRDPYKSARAAADYLQKLYGDFGDWHLALAAYNAGEGKISRALEGTGADDFFDLRAKNHMLDGKAQLRDETRQYVPRFIAVCKIMRNLDALGFQTPDYSCAPRLEALRVKPGTDLMALAQAMGQNWNDFSANNPAFRRYISPPDAHATVYVPPVHLEAATAFLAKPQQRNYAGWRVYKVRSGDTLGRIGKRCGVPVSVLKQVNKSNGRLQIGQELMIPGGAGVSDFTAQAESPSSRSGKGPKPGKSDRPDKSDRADRTPVASTRDIAERRASYIVKQGDTLYGIARAQGSSVETLQKANGLSGIALQVGQKLYIPDAGAEATAIARQEAEAANKAIVASASRGGAERASTPVAMATAAKGAAAKPGVAQSSAPLGRAIVYKVQEGDTMWAIARKFNVPPKDLLRWNNLERDAQLKPGDQITVHAAQ, via the coding sequence ATGCAGCGAACCAGACTCCTGTCCTCCGCCCTGCGCGCGCGTCGTGCCATCCGGCACGTGCTGGTGCTGTTGGCGCTGGCGTTGTTGGCCGCCGGCTGCGCGCCCAAGAAGAATATCCCCCCCGTCCAGCCCGCAGAGGCTTGTCCGGTGCCGCCCACCGCCACCGCCCCCGCCGCCGAACCCGAAGAGGTGGTGGAACTGCCCATCCCGCCCGCCGACGACGGCGTGCCCATTACCCCCCAGGAATGGGCGGCCCTCAACTCCACCGGCGAGCTGGACAAGGACCTCACCCCGGAAGCCCGGCGTGACGTCGAACTGCACTTCAAGTACTTCACCCACCGCGCGCGGGGCACCTTCGAACGCTACCTGAAACGTTCGCAGAACTACCTGCCGCATATCCGCGAAGTGTTCCGGCAGCAGGGCATACCTGAAGAGGTTGCCTATCTCGCCATCGTCGAAAGCGGGTTCAATCCCAACGCCGTGTCCTCGGCGGGTGCGGCAGGGGTGTGGCAGTTCATGCCGTATACCGGCATGCGCTATGGGCTTGCGTACAACTGGTGGATGGACGAGCGGCGCGATCCGTACAAGTCCGCCCGCGCGGCAGCCGACTACCTGCAGAAGCTGTACGGAGACTTCGGTGACTGGCATCTGGCGCTGGCCGCGTACAACGCGGGCGAGGGCAAGATTTCGCGGGCGCTGGAGGGTACGGGAGCCGACGACTTCTTCGACCTGCGCGCCAAGAACCACATGCTCGACGGCAAGGCCCAGCTTAGGGATGAAACCCGCCAGTATGTGCCCAGATTCATCGCGGTCTGCAAGATCATGCGCAATCTGGATGCGCTGGGATTTCAGACGCCGGACTACAGCTGCGCGCCCAGGCTTGAAGCCCTGCGGGTAAAGCCCGGCACCGACCTGATGGCTCTGGCCCAGGCCATGGGCCAGAACTGGAACGACTTTTCGGCCAACAATCCCGCCTTCCGGCGCTACATTTCGCCGCCGGACGCCCACGCCACCGTCTATGTGCCCCCCGTGCACCTGGAGGCGGCAACCGCATTTCTGGCCAAGCCGCAACAGCGCAATTACGCGGGCTGGCGGGTGTACAAGGTGCGGTCGGGCGATACGCTGGGCCGCATCGGCAAGCGTTGCGGCGTGCCCGTTTCGGTGCTGAAGCAGGTCAACAAGTCCAATGGCCGGTTGCAGATCGGACAGGAACTGATGATTCCCGGCGGAGCAGGCGTGTCCGATTTCACCGCGCAGGCGGAGTCGCCTTCGTCCAGGTCGGGCAAGGGGCCCAAGCCGGGCAAGTCCGATCGGCCAGACAAGTCCGATCGGGCAGACAGGACGCCCGTGGCCAGTACCCGCGACATCGCCGAACGCCGCGCCAGCTACATCGTCAAACAGGGCGACACCCTGTACGGCATCGCCAGGGCACAGGGCAGCAGCGTGGAAACCCTGCAAAAGGCCAATGGCCTTTCCGGCATTGCCCTGCAGGTGGGGCAGAAGCTGTACATCCCCGATGCCGGGGCCGAGGCTACGGCCATCGCCCGGCAGGAAGCGGAAGCCGCCAACAAGGCCATCGTTGCCAGTGCTTCGCGTGGCGGAGCCGAGCGGGCCTCCACGCCTGTGGCCATGGCCACCGCGGCCAAGGGGGCGGCTGCAAAGCCCGGCGTCGCCCAATCCTCCGCGCCTCTGGGCCGGGCCATCGTGTACAAGGTGCAGGAAGGCGACACCATGTGGGCCATTGCCCGCAAGTTCAACGTGCCGCCCAAGGATCTGTTGCGCTGGAACAATCTGGAGCGCGACGCCCAGTTGAAGCCCGGCGACCAGATCACCGTGCACGCCGCCCAGTAA